One Triticum dicoccoides isolate Atlit2015 ecotype Zavitan chromosome 4B, WEW_v2.0, whole genome shotgun sequence genomic window carries:
- the LOC119291792 gene encoding WAT1-related protein At1g43650-like, producing MHQVPATASPSPQLYNPRHHGTAFIKTGSALGVLLRSSSNRATPINLGMAGGAAMGLGGLWRRYAPHNMMIMVQLCYTLMYFVTEAAFNRGLNPYVYVTYRHLLVAVLLWPFAYYHEKKLRPKMTWMLFLEIFVLSLLGVSLTLNMYFASLKYTSPTFVTSMVNTVASITFVIAIALRMEIVDLRSARGLAKVAGTAVSFAGVTTMTLYKGAAIASPWRAPVHIPRGGDAPHDAWLKGSLLAVASCVCWSVWYIMQATSVKRYPAELSLTAWMATVGGVQSAAFTLLLQHERQDWLIGFGLKFWCIIYSGLACSGFTVFAQLWCTEKKGPVFVTMFNPVSTIMVAILAYFIFGENLYVGSIIGGVVVILGLYMLLWGKDKDQEYNAAGAASGDEQGGSPDLDCEKQQRQGKKMVGVSLAQDASEEQTKAMR from the exons ATGCATCAGGTGCCAGCCACTGCTTCACCATCACCACAGCTATATAACCCACGGCACCACGGAACCGCCTTTATAAAGACAGGCTCTGCGCTTGGCGTTCTTCTTCGATCCAGTTCAAACCGAGCGACACCGATCAACTTGGGCATGGCTGGAGGAGCTGCGATGGGGCTGGGAGGGCTGTGGAGGAGGTACGCGCCGCACAACATGATGATCATGGTGCAGCTGTGCTACACCTTGATGTACTTCGTCACCGAGGCCGCCTTCAACCGGGGGCTCAACCCCTACGTCTACGTCACCTACCGCCACCTCCTCGTCGCCGTCCTCCTCTGGCCCTTCGCCTACTACCACGAGAA GAAGTTGAGGCCCAAGATGACATGGATGCTGTTCCTGGAGATCTTCGTGCTCTCACTTCTAGG GGTGAGCTTGACCCTAAACATGTACTTCGCGAGCCTCAAGTACACGTCCCCGACCTTCGTCACCTCCATGGTCAACACCGTGGCCTCCATCACCTTCGTCATCGCCATCGCGCTCCGGATGGAGATCGTGGACCTGCGGAGCGCGCGGGGCCTCGCCAAGGTGGCCGGCACGGCGGTGTCCTTCGCGGGGGTCACCACCATGACGCTGTACAAGGGGGCGGCGATCGCGAGTCCCTGGAGGGCGCCGGTGCACATCCCCCGCGGCGGCGACGCCCCGCACGACGCCTGGCTCAAGGGGTCCCTCCTCGCCGTGGCCAGCTGCGTTTGCTGGTCCGTCTGGTACATCATGCAGGCGACGTCCGTGAAGCGGTACCCGGCGGAGCTGTCGCTGACGGCGTGGATGGCCACCGTGGGCGGGGTCCAGTCGGCGGCCTTCACCCTGCTGCTGCAGCACGAGAGGCAGGACTGGCTCATCGGCTTCGGCCTCaagttctggtgcatcatctactcC GGGCTCGCGTGCAGCGGGTTCACGGTGTTCGCGCAGCTGTGGTGCACGGAGAAGAAGGGGCCGGTGTTCGTCACCATGTTCAACCCGGTGTCCACCATCATGGTGGCCATCCTCGCCTACTTCATCTTCGGCGAGAACCTATACGTCGGAAG CATAATCGGGGGAGTGGTGGTCATCCTGGGCCTCTACATGCTGCTCTGGGGCAAGGACAAGGACCAGGAGTACAACGCTGCAggagcggcgagcggcgacgagcAGGGCGGCTCGCCCGATCTGGACTGCGAGAAGCAGCAGCGACAGGGGAAGAAGATGGTCGGCGTCTCCTTGGCGCAGGACGCCTCGGAAGAACAGACCAAGGCGATGAGATAA